Proteins from one Sabethes cyaneus chromosome 2, idSabCyanKW18_F2, whole genome shotgun sequence genomic window:
- the LOC128738284 gene encoding roquin-1, translating to MPIQAPQWTEFLSCPVCCNEFAANLRPPISLGCGHTICRTCLATLHRKQCPFDQTIITTELDNLPVNNALLQLVSTSNTAGNSPGSVGTSSGSSSAGSSTVGGGASASSTIDPDLSSPSVQNLNPDDLQCYKTARGCIEELALYLKPYPNGNAGGLLSRPMQRKLVTLVNCQLIEDEGRARSLRAARSLGERTVTELILQHQNPQQLSTNLWAAVRARGCQFLGPAMQEEVLKLVLLALEDGSALSRKVLVMFVVQRLEPHFSQASKTSIGHVVQLLYRASCFKVSKREGDSSLMQLKEEFRTYEALRREHDAQIVQIATEAGLRIAPDQWSSLLYGDTAHKSHMQSIIDKLQTPQSFVQSVQELIIALQRTGDPANLSGLRVHLKHLAGIDSNAENHVPTWRECSVALEAVKRVVIGLVDFVQHHGNRKLQEPGHLAHNSKYKVSLCRDLNFRGTCPRGPNCTFAHSDEELEKYRTKLRKSNVRTTPNGKDHGEYIGDLGMPSGSLGYHSSGEEASPMRYPKPTPPMRYLDKSPMSSHSHASGSSNSNSSHNSHLAPIPPHQHPSYANVPPPPTPLQHGGSGTNSRNFNFNPNYPTGTGGGNLPFGTRPPPPPLPPPAVHSTGGLRNNFIRPPSGNFIGHPPPPPPPMQHAGPSNGPPPLNVLHGINHPPYPNPGQPPLHEQVHPPLMNAPPPAPYVTSSQGFPDYAEKNDQRRQFNPWENQPPPPQSSVPNPMNPAAVNTGPQPQQQQQQQQQHQIVPPINMMSQQHTPKSAINPSFSNSSMQGGHKSHHNMSPLAAHSQHSMPAIPPSHHHHQPHHAVPSTGGKYYQGNAQIYHKLRDYRDKHNNSRMHVPHSLSQPPTQGNNTMMQQQPTHNAFGNGGSNRSNMHTPHPQVAATSSMNSNSNISSVAGNNGALNGYHGNTPLQFSRSETLELFKMLNNSADLSHYVGAATKEIFVRSDSLLADEDMTIPENEFANSVNNKYGPISRMTNQQQHGKPRADISFAGSIDNEWLGLQQQFYNEVTGIGEQSSSNCSSNSSSFYQHAQQQQQQQHQQQHTPVSQQAAGIKIEPNNNSLELDLFQVDRKLDYSGDPLSSGGNQANTTTSQLFHHNQVEAQLLQHHQQQHQQQHLHATSTTPHMVGSAAQLPGNHSSAISMASVAAAFGIPTHHQQQQQQQAAVHSHHSSPQPHHQQQLQQQQQHLSVMQQQQLQQQQQQQHHHPLHGHKMPPHIADTVSLNELIGGGGGVDLKMQNFRELKDLKAQHAMAGLSPVSGVLAGPTSSATADAAVSPLWNNLLDLSGLKPSTEGNDLVVVGGHNMGSNSNNSRGNNTIQNSSTSNSSIGNNNSSSSNNEDSYEAGIADDMRELALRLESELELDETGV from the exons ACTATTATAACAACAGAATTAGATAATCTACCGGTAAACAATGCCTTACTGCAGCTGGTCAGCACAAGTAACACCGCCGGTAATAGCCCCGGGAGCGTCGGCACCAGCTCTGGCAGCTCATCCGCCGGATCATCGACCGTTGGTGGTGGTGCGTCTGCTAGCAGCACGATCGATCCAGATTTAAGCTCGCCCAGCGTACAGAATCTGAATCCAGATGATCTGCAGTGTTACAAAACTGCTAGGGGCTGCATCGAAGAGCTGGCGCTGTATCTAAAACCATACCCTAATGGTAATGCCGGTGGACTCCTGTCACGTCCGATGCAGCGCAAACTGGTTACGCTTGTGAACTGTCAGCTGATTGAAGATGAAGGTCGTGCGCGATCCTTGCGTGCCGCTCGCTCCCTAGGCGAACGAACTGTCACCGAGCTAATacttcaacaccaaaatccACAACAGCTGAGCACCAACCTGTGGGCTGCTGTGCGGGCTCGTGGCTGTCAGTTTTTAGGTCCAGCGATGCAAGAAGAAGTTTTAAAGCTGGTGTTGTTAGCGCTAGAAGATGGGTCGGCATTGTCGCGAAAGGTTTTGGTGATGTTTGTAGTGCAGCGTTTAGAACCTCATTTCTCACAAGCATCTAAAACTAGCATTGGCCATGTGGTCCAGTTGTTATATCGTGCAAGTTGCTTCAAGGTATCCAAACGAGAAGGAGATTCATCGTTGATGCAACTGAAGGAGGAATTTCGTACTTACGAAGCGCTTAGACGAGAGCACGATGCCCAAATAGTACAAATTGCTACTGAAGCCGGTCTCCGGATAGCTCCGGATCAGTGGTCTTCACTACTCTATGGCGACACGGCCCACAAGtcacacatgcaaagtatcatCGATAAATTGCAAACACCGCAATCGTTTGTGCAATCTGTACAGGAGCTTATTATAGCTCTCCAGCGAACGGGGGATCCGGCCAATTTATCCGGATTGCGCGTTCACCTAAAACATCTAGCCGGCATCGATTCAAATGCCGAAAATCATGTGCCAACGTGGCGCGAGTGTTCGGTGGCACTAGAAGCGGTAAAACGGGTCGTTATAGGCCTGGTAGATTTTGTACAGCATCATGGCAACCGAAAGTTACAAGAACCAGGGCACTTGGCTCACAATAGTAAATATAAGGTAAGTTTGTGTCGCGACTTGAATTTCCGGGGTACTTGTCCACGAGGACCAAATTGTACATTTGCTCATTCGGATGAAGAACTGGAGAAGTATCGCACGAAGCTGCGAAAGAGTAACGTTAGAACTACCCCGAATGGAAAAGATCACGGCGAGTATATTGGCGATTTAGGAATGCCGTCCGGTTCCCTAGGATACCACTCATCTGGAGAAGAAGCTTCGCCAATGCGATATCCAAAGCCCACCCCGCCAATGAGATACCTTGACAAATCACCAATGAGTAGCCACAGTCATGCTAGCGGTAGCAGCAATAGTAACAGCAGTCACAATAGTCATCTAGCGCCGATTCCACCACATCAGCATCCATCCTACGCGAACGTACCACCGCCACCAACACCCCTTCAGCATGGTGGAAGTGGTACGAACtcgcgaaatttcaatttcaatccaAATTACCCCACTGGAACAGGAGGTGGTAATTTGCCGTTCGGGACACGTCCGCCGCCACCGCCATTACCGCCACCAGCAGTTCACTCAACTGGCGGGCTACGAAATAACTTCATTCGACCACCGAGTGGAAATTTTATTGGTCACCCTCCACCACCTCCTCCGCCAATGCAGCACGCTGGACCCAGCAATGGACCACCTCCACTCAATGTACTACATGGAATAAACCATCCTCCATATCCCAATCCCGGCCAACCTCCATTGCATGAACAAGTTCATCCACCACTGATGAATGCTCCTCCACCGGCTCCATACGTAACCTCCAGTCAAGGGTTTCCTGATTATGCTGAAAAGAATGACCAACGTCGACAGTTTAATCCATGGGAAAatcaaccaccaccaccacaatCTTCTGTTCCTAATCCGATGAATCCAGCTGCAGTAAACACTGGTCCACAgccgcaacaacaacaacaacaacagcaacagcaccaAATAGTTCCTCCAATCAACATGATGAGCCAACAGCATACGCCTAAATCTGCAATTAATCCATCGTTTTCCAATTCGTCTATGCAAGGAGGACATAAAAGTCATCACAATATGTCACCCTTAGCGGCACATTCGCAGCATTCAATGCCGGCCATACCACCCTCTCATCATCACCACCAACCGCACCATGCTGTACCTTCAACTGGTGGCAAGTACTATCAAGGGAATGCGCAAATATACCATAAACTGCGTGACTACCGGGATAAACACAACAATAGTCGTATGCATGTGCCGCATTCCCTCTCACAACCACCTACACAAGGTAACAACACAATGATGCAGCAACAACCAACGCATAATGCATTTGGAAACGGAGgaagcaacagaagcaacatGCACACACCGCATCCACAAGTTGCAGCGACATCAAGCATGAACAGCAACAGTAACATATCGTCTGTAGCGGGAAACAATGGTGCATTGAATGGTTATCATGGTAACACTCCTTTACAGTTCAGCCGTAGTGAAACACTAGAGCTTTTCAAAATGCTGAACAATTCGGCTGACTTATCGCATTATGTTGGAGCTGCAACGAAAGAAATATTCGTTCGTTCCGATTCACTGCTAGCTGATGAGGATATGACAATTCCTGAGAATGAATTTGCTAACTCCGTAAATAACAAATATGGACCTATCTCGCGAATGACCAATCAGCAGCAGCATGGTAAGCCACGTGCCGACATCTCTTTTGCCGGTAGTATAGATAATGAGTGGTTGGGCCTACAGCAGCAATTTTATAACGAAGTTACCGGTATAGGGGAGCAATCCTCTTCCAATTGTTCATCCAATTCATCATCGTTCTATCAGCAtgcacaacagcagcagcaacagcaacatcaGCAACAACATACCCCAGTATCCCAACAAGCGGCTGGTATCAAAATTGAACCAAACAATAATTCTCTGGAGCTGGATTTATTCCAAGTTGACCGCAAGCTGGATTACAGTGGTGACCCATTAAGTAGTGGTGGCAATCAGGCAAATACAACTACATCACAGTTGTTTCATCATAATCAAGTAGAAGCTCAACTGTTGCAACATCATCAACAACAGCACCAACAGCAGCATCTTCACGCTACCTCAACTACTCCACATATGGTAGGTTCAGCTGCGCAGCTACCGGGAAATCATTCATCGGCAATTTCTATGGCTTCGGTAGCAGCTGCATTTGGCATTCCGACGCATcatcagcagcaacaacaacagcaagctGCAGTGCATTCGCACCATTCATCACCGCAGCCGCATCACCAACAGCagctccagcagcagcagcaacatctTTCGGTAATGCAGCAACAGCAactacaacagcagcagcagcagcagcaccatcaTCCTTTGCATGGGCACAAAATGCCGCCACATATTGCAGACACGGTTTCCCTAAACGAGCTAATCGGTGGTGGTGGGGGTGTGGACCTgaaaatgcaaaatttcaggGAGCTGAAAGATTTAAAG GCTCAGCATGCTATGGCCGGTTTGTCACCCGTATCGGGAGTGCTAGCAGGACCGACATCATCTGCAACAGCCGATGCCGCAGTATCCCCGCTTTGGAACAATCTACTGGATCTGTCCGGGTTGAAACCTTCGACCGAAGGCAACGATCTGGTTGTAGTTGGGGGACATAACATGGGCAGCAACAGTAACAACAGCCGCGGTAACAATACGATCCAGAACAGCAGTACATCAAACAGTAGCATCGGTAACAATAATAGTAGTAGCAGCAACAATGAAGATTCCTACGAAGCAGGAATCGCGGACGACATGCGTGAACTGGCTCTCCGTCTTGAGTCTGAGTTAGAGTTGGACGAGACGGGAGTGTGA